One segment of Fervidobacterium sp. DNA contains the following:
- the pepV gene encoding dipeptidase PepV yields MDIDSKINEFVDMCFDSILKALDRVIKIRSVMEEPKEGMPFGEGPAKALEETLKIAKELGFDPVNVDNYAGHVEYGNGGKLYAVLGHLDVVPEGDIERWESNPYELSIRDGKMYARGVSDDKGPSIGALFALKIASELVKEPKNRVRIIFGTNEENGSQCLKYYFTKQPYPDAAVTPDGDFPLVFAEKGIVTYRISKELKREYTTTLLNLNAGTAANVVPEECTAEILTNKVNEIAYLIENYSGMCKYKYTVDKNRIVVKSLGKSAHGAHPEAGINAAAGMLELLSRIDFGPDNITIRTLYERLGKEYYGIGLGISGQDDVSKKLTCNLGILRIENGKISAIINIRHPIFYNVDVLTLQIKQAMNSFEVEQQSYSKPLYVSKDSDFVKLLLEIYRSETNDESEPISIGGGTYARSVPYGVAYGAVFPGEETHMHQPNESWSLESYRKFIKIYTKLIYHWLTN; encoded by the coding sequence ATGGATATCGATTCAAAAATCAACGAGTTCGTCGATATGTGTTTTGATAGCATTTTAAAAGCGCTTGATAGAGTTATAAAAATTAGGTCTGTTATGGAGGAACCAAAAGAAGGTATGCCGTTTGGTGAAGGACCTGCAAAAGCTCTTGAGGAAACTCTTAAAATAGCTAAAGAGCTTGGATTTGATCCAGTTAATGTAGATAACTACGCAGGTCATGTTGAATATGGAAATGGTGGAAAGTTGTATGCCGTTCTCGGACATTTAGATGTTGTACCGGAAGGAGATATCGAAAGATGGGAGAGTAATCCATACGAGCTTTCAATTAGAGACGGAAAGATGTATGCGAGGGGAGTATCGGATGACAAAGGTCCAAGTATAGGTGCACTTTTTGCATTGAAAATCGCTTCTGAATTGGTAAAAGAACCAAAAAACAGGGTTAGAATTATATTCGGTACAAACGAAGAGAACGGTTCACAATGTTTAAAGTATTATTTTACAAAACAACCGTACCCGGATGCTGCAGTAACACCTGATGGTGATTTTCCTCTCGTCTTTGCAGAAAAGGGAATAGTGACATATCGTATTTCTAAAGAGCTAAAAAGAGAGTATACAACTACACTCCTAAACCTAAATGCAGGGACAGCCGCAAATGTTGTTCCGGAAGAGTGTACGGCAGAAATACTAACAAACAAAGTGAATGAAATTGCTTATCTGATAGAAAATTATAGTGGTATGTGTAAGTACAAATATACTGTAGACAAAAATAGAATTGTTGTAAAGTCCTTAGGTAAATCGGCACACGGTGCACATCCAGAGGCAGGTATTAATGCTGCTGCTGGAATGTTGGAGTTGCTTTCAAGAATTGACTTTGGACCGGATAACATCACGATAAGAACACTTTACGAACGTCTTGGGAAAGAATACTATGGCATAGGGCTTGGAATATCAGGTCAAGACGATGTAAGCAAAAAATTAACATGCAATCTTGGTATATTAAGAATTGAGAATGGTAAGATAAGTGCCATAATCAACATAAGACATCCCATATTCTATAACGTTGATGTGTTAACCTTGCAAATAAAACAAGCCATGAACAGTTTTGAAGTTGAACAGCAAAGTTATTCAAAACCCCTATATGTTTCAAAAGACAGCGACTTTGTAAAATTATTACTTGAAATCTACAGAAGTGAGACAAACGATGAATCAGAACCCATTTCAATTGGTGGAGGAACTTATGCAAGGAGTGTTCCCTATGGTGTTGCCTATGGTGCAGTCTTTCCAGGAGAAGAAACACATATGCATCAACCAAACGAAAGTTGGTCGCTTGAGTCGTACAGAAAATTCATAAAAATCTATACAAAATTAATATATCATTGGTTAACCAATTAA
- a CDS encoding VCBS repeat-containing protein codes for MRKFVHVLIFLLLTIQALSQEIDWARPSYTKTYPIANYNQSKPESAWGCVYARDISTRVVNNTLVAVNAYKINTITASPGAGPFSDVSQTFAVDYNRDGFADIISVTYGGRVVIKENKGLVNNDLVMSDVYAYNLPIVGDGTFVIDDFDNDRKLDLLLYNARQQAVFIPDCVRNVPWNQMYRKDVPYNDSGFVTNWTVTAMASYDFDSDGYKDIIYADMRGRVWFWKNTNSQGNSRFFSTQFVKLIDDPDIGTTASNGGAVLDVADVNKDGVPDIIAGNTDKRGIYIYLGRTVNNQIVYNATQKIAIVNNNGSLGQVSFVDPNIPNSKDPSSLPSFGPTVIKVTDVDRDGLPDIFVGTDAWRQGKNFGGSVYLFRGRNLNANGVPNFVSLELVRGSYSTDNKPPFDFDAGTIGDLDNDGVPDFVAADGNHSGNYYKIITQTVREYKVEDGIMVSDYLVNVVDYRNPDGKIVVGIPKAVLQNNFVKAIEVEIEFLESDTGTFELRYSAKSIKDPALIDHRLFGLMLDSSTMQPMRGNTPVPGNRRFAARVVLNTPSPDPQVIIVLRPKNKNEAPHIKSLTYKIWTTPAVVVIRGFNWTK; via the coding sequence ATGAGAAAATTTGTTCATGTTTTGATTTTTCTTTTGTTAACCATTCAAGCCTTATCGCAAGAAATAGATTGGGCAAGACCAAGTTACACAAAAACATATCCTATTGCAAATTACAATCAATCTAAACCTGAGTCTGCGTGGGGATGTGTATATGCAAGGGACATATCAACGAGAGTTGTAAATAATACGCTTGTAGCTGTAAATGCTTATAAAATTAACACTATAACCGCATCGCCTGGTGCTGGCCCGTTCAGTGATGTTTCACAAACATTTGCTGTTGATTACAATAGAGACGGATTTGCTGATATAATTAGTGTAACATATGGAGGAAGAGTTGTTATAAAGGAAAACAAAGGTTTGGTTAATAACGATTTGGTTATGAGCGATGTCTATGCTTATAATCTACCAATCGTTGGTGATGGTACTTTCGTTATTGATGATTTCGATAATGATCGAAAACTTGATCTTCTTCTTTACAATGCACGCCAACAAGCAGTTTTTATTCCAGATTGTGTTCGTAACGTGCCCTGGAATCAAATGTATAGAAAAGATGTCCCTTACAACGATTCAGGATTTGTGACAAACTGGACTGTTACAGCAATGGCGAGTTATGATTTTGATAGTGATGGTTACAAAGACATTATATACGCAGACATGAGAGGTAGAGTTTGGTTCTGGAAAAACACAAATTCGCAGGGTAATAGTAGATTTTTTAGTACACAGTTTGTTAAATTGATAGATGATCCTGACATAGGAACCACAGCTTCCAATGGCGGAGCAGTCTTAGACGTAGCAGATGTAAATAAAGATGGAGTACCGGACATAATTGCTGGAAATACAGATAAGAGAGGCATTTATATATACTTAGGTAGAACTGTTAATAATCAAATTGTATATAACGCAACACAAAAGATAGCCATTGTAAACAATAACGGCTCACTCGGTCAAGTAAGTTTTGTAGATCCAAATATACCAAACTCTAAGGATCCATCTTCACTACCATCTTTTGGCCCTACAGTAATAAAGGTTACTGATGTTGACAGAGATGGACTTCCTGATATTTTTGTTGGTACAGATGCTTGGCGACAAGGAAAGAATTTTGGCGGTTCAGTGTATCTTTTTAGAGGGAGGAATTTGAACGCAAACGGGGTACCTAATTTTGTTAGCCTTGAACTTGTACGTGGGAGTTATAGTACCGATAACAAACCACCATTTGATTTTGATGCGGGAACCATAGGTGACTTAGACAACGATGGTGTACCTGATTTCGTTGCTGCTGATGGTAATCATTCAGGAAATTACTATAAGATAATTACACAAACTGTAAGGGAATACAAGGTAGAAGACGGTATAATGGTGAGTGATTACTTGGTTAACGTAGTAGATTATAGGAACCCCGATGGTAAAATAGTGGTAGGCATTCCCAAAGCAGTGCTCCAAAACAATTTTGTCAAGGCAATTGAAGTTGAAATAGAATTTCTTGAAAGCGATACGGGAACTTTTGAACTGCGGTATTCTGCGAAGAGCATAAAAGATCCTGCTTTGATTGATCATCGATTATTTGGACTGATGCTAGACAGTTCAACAATGCAACCGATGAGAGGAAACACGCCTGTTCCCGGGAATAGAAGATTTGCAGCAAGAGTAGTCCTCAACACACCATCCCCCGACCCACAAGTGATTATTGTTCTAAGACCAAAGAATAAGAATGAAGCACCCCATATAAAATCCTTAACGTACAAAATATGGACTACACCAGCCGTGGTTGTTATAAGAGGTTTTAATTGGACCAAATAG
- a CDS encoding prepilin-type N-terminal cleavage/methylation domain-containing protein: MRKGYTLTEVIISVILISLIFAISVPVYYRMSTILPSEAQLVSVAQKLLFLLSDARKLGFLGNDVICIKYSNRIFETFVDNDLNAQPDNNKPISKIDLTVRDYENITLTFNGQQVTQISDLYTVDGVFAKKVGNTLDLTYSNATFQFLLQGQSIRVVIEDSLPKIIER; the protein is encoded by the coding sequence ATGAGAAAAGGGTACACATTAACTGAAGTCATCATCTCAGTTATACTGATATCCTTAATTTTCGCGATATCAGTACCTGTATATTATAGAATGTCAACTATTCTTCCAAGCGAAGCACAACTCGTTTCAGTTGCACAAAAACTATTGTTTCTGCTATCGGATGCAAGAAAACTTGGATTCTTGGGGAACGATGTTATATGTATCAAATATTCTAATAGGATTTTTGAAACTTTCGTAGACAATGATCTTAACGCTCAACCAGATAACAATAAACCTATATCAAAAATCGATTTAACGGTAAGAGATTATGAAAACATCACATTAACATTTAATGGTCAACAAGTCACTCAAATAAGCGACCTGTATACTGTTGACGGGGTTTTTGCAAAGAAAGTTGGAAATACCTTGGATTTAACCTATTCAAACGCCACATTTCAATTTTTACTCCAAGGACAGTCTATAAGAGTAGTGATTGAAGATTCACTACCGAAAATAATTGAAAGGTAA
- a CDS encoding prepilin-type N-terminal cleavage/methylation domain-containing protein — MRRKGYTFVEFLIVLILISIFFSILIIITDSTMKAYNLTRSTLQTLYAQSHIDFTFDMLEGELKWVGSGSNLLRGERSGSELRKPNKTEVYQQISDKLWLQDSIDIEKTSTGFIIYITYVVASPVKFFYDSTTGTCRAISEGYIDSPDWSIVTRALVPSSEHYVPTLVKLKYYYNDSGVYRPVTGRLKVTPDLRFLIREVDPSNPSVERNLAPTTFPTTSTQPGSAPNELFITPISKFSNVSLNTGYTTRSFRQVQIEYNSQTKEITVRRLIPIFEPSPVIYNIKLLDNVESLQGSLVYYSSNGLSELRFDNRNDWNTYKNGPELRNIKDSIVGMKFTITWRPSWKLVNDEYLTKTRLIIIPKSIQ, encoded by the coding sequence ATGAGAAGAAAAGGGTACACGTTTGTTGAATTTCTGATTGTGCTGATATTGATTTCCATATTTTTCTCAATACTCATCATAATTACTGACTCAACTATGAAAGCTTACAATTTAACACGCTCGACTCTCCAAACACTGTACGCTCAAAGTCACATAGATTTTACCTTCGATATGTTGGAAGGTGAACTGAAATGGGTTGGAAGTGGCTCGAATTTATTACGAGGAGAAAGAAGTGGTTCTGAATTGAGAAAACCAAATAAAACAGAGGTATACCAACAAATAAGCGATAAACTCTGGTTACAAGATAGTATAGACATAGAAAAAACAAGCACTGGTTTTATAATATACATAACTTATGTTGTAGCTTCACCCGTGAAATTTTTTTACGATAGTACAACAGGGACATGTAGAGCTATTTCTGAAGGTTACATAGATTCCCCTGATTGGTCAATTGTAACACGTGCACTTGTTCCATCTTCTGAACATTATGTTCCGACCTTGGTTAAGTTGAAGTATTATTACAATGATTCTGGTGTTTACAGACCAGTTACTGGAAGATTAAAAGTTACACCAGATCTCAGATTCTTAATTAGAGAAGTTGATCCATCAAATCCATCTGTTGAAAGAAATCTTGCACCAACGACTTTTCCCACTACTTCTACTCAACCCGGTTCGGCACCAAATGAATTGTTTATAACGCCAATTTCTAAATTCAGTAATGTTTCTTTGAACACAGGGTATACTACTCGATCATTCAGACAAGTTCAAATTGAATACAACTCCCAAACAAAGGAGATAACAGTGAGACGCTTAATACCAATATTTGAACCCTCACCCGTTATTTATAATATAAAACTGTTAGATAATGTAGAGAGTTTACAGGGAAGTCTTGTATACTATTCTTCAAATGGTCTTAGTGAATTAAGATTTGACAATAGAAACGATTGGAATACCTATAAGAATGGTCCTGAACTGCGAAATATAAAAGACTCCATTGTAGGAATGAAATTTACAATCACATGGCGACCTTCATGGAAGCTCGTAAACGATGAGTATCTCACCAAAACACGCCTTATAATAATTCCAAAAAGTATACAGTAA
- a CDS encoding alpha/beta hydrolase encodes MVSFQYSGRIEEYTQGYIMKAKKFRVSYVRFKTLYTDPIKGTEIVEYYLFDPKENPVGILFILHGLGTSNIPFLLWMATHLANAGVRVVFPILPGNFTRVAHGSVSGKDFFDTDVERSTKFWEQSVIDVISIVEHMKTQGLWIENSHLFGFCLGGMISVMINAIRSDFKKTILMTVGGEMATLMWHSPTLAFFRRSVERLRSTGKIKHFIEDQRRMKALFEEQLEVLKQFRSVEEMQKSDIHPYLKLDPIAYAQFVDKRKIIFVEALFDRALPLRSRKLLWYALGKPKRYIIPSGHVTWLPFQFFVARFILSNMGVKEFKKQIEILKKVEFEEKK; translated from the coding sequence ATGGTAAGTTTTCAGTATAGTGGAAGAATAGAAGAATACACACAAGGTTACATAATGAAAGCAAAGAAATTTAGAGTTTCGTATGTCCGCTTTAAAACGCTTTATACAGATCCAATAAAAGGTACAGAAATAGTTGAATATTACCTTTTCGATCCAAAGGAAAACCCTGTGGGGATACTTTTTATACTACACGGACTTGGCACATCAAACATCCCGTTTTTACTTTGGATGGCAACACACCTTGCCAATGCAGGTGTTAGAGTAGTTTTTCCAATTTTGCCGGGTAATTTTACACGTGTTGCGCATGGTTCTGTGAGTGGAAAAGATTTTTTTGATACTGACGTTGAGAGATCAACAAAATTCTGGGAGCAATCAGTTATTGACGTTATTAGTATAGTTGAGCATATGAAAACCCAGGGGTTATGGATAGAAAACTCTCATTTATTTGGTTTTTGTCTTGGTGGGATGATTTCTGTTATGATAAACGCAATAAGAAGTGATTTCAAAAAAACGATACTGATGACTGTAGGAGGAGAAATGGCAACACTTATGTGGCATTCGCCCACCTTAGCATTTTTCAGAAGAAGTGTTGAAAGACTTAGATCGACAGGAAAAATAAAACACTTCATAGAAGATCAAAGACGCATGAAGGCTCTATTTGAAGAGCAGTTAGAAGTTTTAAAGCAATTCAGAAGTGTTGAAGAAATGCAAAAAAGTGATATACATCCGTATCTAAAACTTGATCCAATAGCCTATGCACAATTTGTTGATAAAAGGAAGATAATTTTTGTTGAAGCATTGTTCGATAGAGCATTACCGCTAAGGAGTAGAAAACTCTTATGGTATGCACTTGGTAAACCAAAAAGGTACATCATACCCAGCGGTCATGTTACATGGCTTCCATTCCAGTTTTTTGTAGCAAGGTTTATACTTTCAAACATGGGGGTAAAAGAATTCAAAAAACAAATAGAAATACTTAAGAAAGTAGAGTTTGAGGAGAAAAAATAA
- a CDS encoding prolyl oligopeptidase family serine peptidase: MKLILYLFSLLALFSNFLVFVVVLFVLNLPLIRKSVFGRIALDPKKSTWTKIDSIKYHDNYLDILYPDVQKLGLTEPKGIVLFAHGGGWISGYRRQPNNVSWYRYLVGKGFLVAAIDYSRGYKAGIEKLIDELIKAVEFLKQKFKYENYEISLMGLSAGGHLALLTASRIPEDVKRVVAYYSPCDLLDIWNSTSLFARLAVAATLKRLPSKSKSIYEKYSPVNHITSKFPSVLLVHGLKDSVVPYTSSVKMYKVLRKHNIKSKLLLHPYGDHGFEFVLRDKKTVDIIEKTSLFLEGKEW, encoded by the coding sequence TTGAAGCTTATTTTGTATCTATTTTCTTTATTGGCACTTTTTTCAAATTTTTTGGTCTTTGTGGTGGTTCTTTTCGTACTGAATTTACCTCTAATACGTAAGTCAGTATTTGGAAGAATCGCTCTGGACCCTAAGAAATCCACGTGGACAAAAATAGACTCTATAAAGTACCACGACAACTACCTTGACATTCTTTATCCGGATGTTCAAAAACTTGGTTTAACCGAACCAAAAGGGATAGTTTTATTTGCTCATGGTGGTGGCTGGATAAGTGGTTACAGAAGGCAACCTAATAACGTATCTTGGTATAGATATCTTGTTGGAAAAGGATTCTTGGTTGCTGCTATCGATTATAGTAGAGGATATAAGGCTGGTATAGAAAAGTTAATTGATGAGTTAATCAAAGCTGTCGAGTTTTTGAAGCAGAAATTTAAGTACGAGAATTACGAAATATCACTTATGGGATTATCCGCTGGTGGTCATTTAGCACTTTTAACAGCAAGCAGAATACCGGAGGATGTCAAAAGGGTAGTAGCTTACTATTCTCCTTGTGATTTGCTTGATATATGGAATTCAACTTCGCTTTTTGCAAGACTGGCAGTAGCAGCAACATTGAAAAGACTTCCCAGCAAATCAAAAAGTATTTACGAAAAATACTCTCCTGTCAACCATATTACAAGTAAATTCCCTTCAGTTTTACTCGTACATGGATTAAAAGATTCGGTGGTTCCTTATACATCCTCGGTTAAAATGTACAAAGTACTTCGAAAACACAACATAAAAAGTAAACTTTTGCTTCATCCTTATGGTGACCATGGTTTTGAATTTGTGCTGAGAGATAAAAAGACGGTAGATATAATTGAGAAAACTTCGCTTTTTCTGGAGGGAAAGGAATGGTAA
- a CDS encoding C40 family peptidase, with amino-acid sequence MQFGIIKYPVVDVRAEPKFRSERIHQMVFGEIVEIESESENEYIYACDVRLNYCGYLNKNCVWILNQNEFEEFTHLELAKVTKPFCKTGGWITYMLPIGSRIYTDTRLCYLPNGKVFQLVDDPSSESNDIVDLSVNFIGVPYLWGGTSSYGFDCSGFVNRLYDAFNVDIPRDAHQQERTLEYVRQPNPGDLLFMEGHVMLYIGDNKVIHANGHDMCVSITDLDKEDYGRYLKNKIRKVCTVGKI; translated from the coding sequence ATGCAGTTCGGAATAATAAAATATCCCGTGGTAGATGTGCGTGCGGAACCAAAATTTAGAAGCGAAAGGATACATCAGATGGTGTTTGGTGAAATTGTTGAAATCGAAAGTGAAAGTGAAAATGAATATATTTATGCTTGTGACGTTAGGTTGAATTACTGCGGATATTTGAACAAAAATTGTGTGTGGATCTTAAACCAAAATGAATTTGAAGAATTTACCCATCTTGAGCTCGCAAAAGTTACGAAACCTTTTTGCAAGACAGGTGGATGGATAACTTACATGCTACCGATAGGCAGTAGAATATATACTGATACAAGGTTATGCTATCTACCAAACGGTAAGGTTTTTCAATTGGTGGATGACCCATCTTCAGAATCAAATGATATAGTTGACTTGAGTGTTAATTTTATTGGAGTTCCGTATCTTTGGGGAGGAACATCCTCGTACGGTTTTGATTGCTCAGGATTTGTTAATAGACTTTACGATGCATTTAATGTAGATATCCCAAGGGATGCCCATCAACAGGAAAGAACCTTGGAATACGTTAGACAACCAAATCCTGGTGATTTACTATTCATGGAAGGGCACGTAATGCTTTATATAGGTGATAATAAGGTAATACACGCAAACGGACACGATATGTGCGTCAGTATTACAGATTTAGACAAGGAAGATTATGGTCGCTATCTCAAAAACAAAATTAGAAAAGTTTGCACAGTGGGTAAAATATGA
- a CDS encoding AEC family transporter has protein sequence MLKDGFNAVLPSFLMMFIGFLYGKIFNKSDADIVNKIATWLMAPVITFTFINDYTPNANILLKFTGGFALMFAVSYFVSGFHKSHREIFFTGNVYVNSGYLGYPVLMALWGEKALALGVVYSFVNVLFGSTFLPSMIRGSLELKNALKLPFLYAILIGWVLGVLGISYKQMPYGVLAGFNWIRDMAIPFLLLQVGISISRIKFDWSDIKDYLLLSFERLVLVPAVMLIFTFFLNPFEAKVFILECAMPIGVNSVVVINTFKKEDTSKAGVTVAITTLFSLITLPLWAVILEKIFK, from the coding sequence ATGTTAAAAGATGGGTTCAATGCTGTTTTACCATCTTTTCTTATGATGTTCATTGGATTTTTGTACGGTAAGATATTTAACAAAAGCGATGCTGATATAGTCAACAAAATTGCCACATGGCTCATGGCACCTGTTATAACCTTCACATTCATTAATGATTATACACCCAATGCTAACATACTTTTAAAATTCACCGGAGGTTTTGCTTTAATGTTTGCTGTTTCTTATTTTGTTTCTGGTTTTCATAAGTCACACAGAGAAATCTTTTTTACAGGGAACGTGTACGTAAATTCTGGTTATCTCGGTTATCCTGTTTTAATGGCATTGTGGGGAGAAAAAGCCTTGGCTCTTGGAGTAGTTTACTCTTTTGTGAACGTACTTTTTGGAAGTACGTTTTTACCAAGTATGATACGAGGAAGTTTGGAGTTAAAAAATGCTCTAAAACTGCCATTTTTATACGCAATTTTAATTGGTTGGGTATTGGGAGTTCTCGGAATATCTTATAAGCAAATGCCATACGGTGTACTAGCTGGGTTTAATTGGATTAGAGACATGGCTATACCATTTTTGCTTTTACAGGTGGGAATTTCAATTTCAAGGATCAAATTTGACTGGTCTGATATAAAAGATTATTTGTTACTTAGCTTTGAGAGGCTCGTACTCGTACCGGCTGTAATGTTGATCTTCACATTTTTCTTGAACCCATTTGAAGCAAAGGTCTTTATACTTGAGTGTGCCATGCCAATTGGTGTAAACAGCGTGGTAGTGATAAACACATTTAAAAAAGAAGACACTTCCAAAGCGGGAGTAACAGTCGCTATAACAACTTTATTTTCGTTAATTACACTTCCATTGTGGGCAGTGATACTTGAAAAGATCTTCAAATGA
- a CDS encoding glycine--tRNA ligase subunit alpha, whose amino-acid sequence MYLQDVIKVLDEFWANHGCFIEQPYDMEMGAGTFHTSTFFGVLRNRPWNVAFVQPSRRPTDGRYAENPNRMQRFYQYQVILKPHPENSQQVYLDSLRALGIEPKEHDIRFVEDNWESPTLGAWGIGWEVWLDGMEITQFTYFQQVGGLSLKEIPLEITYGIERIAMYLQGVDNVYDVMWNKDVKYGELFKENERQFSIYNFEQANVEMLFKLYEIHKSEFERLIQKELIFPAYEQLLKCSHTFNLLDARNAISVAQRNTYIRDIRGMANKCAKMFVETQETGVESNE is encoded by the coding sequence GTGTACTTACAAGATGTTATAAAAGTTCTTGATGAATTCTGGGCAAATCATGGATGTTTTATTGAACAACCATACGATATGGAAATGGGTGCCGGCACATTTCATACCTCAACCTTTTTTGGTGTACTTAGAAACAGACCTTGGAACGTTGCTTTTGTTCAACCAAGCAGAAGACCTACTGATGGAAGATACGCTGAAAATCCTAACAGAATGCAAAGATTTTATCAGTACCAAGTAATATTGAAACCGCATCCGGAAAATTCTCAGCAAGTTTATCTTGATTCGCTTCGAGCACTTGGCATAGAACCCAAGGAACATGATATAAGATTTGTTGAGGATAATTGGGAGTCACCAACGCTTGGTGCCTGGGGAATAGGCTGGGAAGTGTGGCTTGATGGAATGGAGATAACACAGTTTACTTATTTTCAGCAAGTTGGTGGTTTATCTTTGAAGGAGATACCTCTCGAGATAACTTACGGCATAGAGAGAATAGCGATGTATCTCCAAGGTGTAGACAATGTTTACGATGTCATGTGGAATAAAGATGTGAAGTACGGAGAATTGTTTAAAGAAAACGAACGACAATTCTCAATATACAACTTCGAACAAGCCAACGTGGAGATGTTATTCAAATTGTACGAAATACACAAAAGTGAATTTGAAAGACTTATTCAAAAAGAATTGATATTCCCTGCTTATGAACAATTACTCAAATGTTCTCACACATTTAATTTACTCGATGCAAGAAACGCAATTAGTGTGGCACAAAGAAATACATACATACGTGATATCCGTGGTATGGCTAACAAATGTGCAAAGATGTTCGTTGAAACACAAGAAACGGGGGTTGAAAGTAATGAATGA